In Paludisphaera rhizosphaerae, one DNA window encodes the following:
- a CDS encoding YkgJ family cysteine cluster protein: MKTKPKTKSKPPLLPLPRKPRRDELKPGESLCDYCTGKCCRYFSTPIDEPTTWDDFDAIRWYLAHGQTMIYVHDETWYLLVSSDCQYLLPDHRCAIYEDRPKICREYTTKDCEYDDEWSFEKAFETPEQIWEYADALLPPRRQAKEKSKPTSTLLPIVTPPLGFQP; the protein is encoded by the coding sequence TTGAAGACGAAGCCCAAGACGAAGTCGAAACCGCCTCTTCTCCCGCTCCCTCGTAAACCCCGGCGCGACGAATTGAAGCCCGGGGAATCGCTCTGCGACTACTGCACCGGCAAATGCTGCCGTTATTTCTCGACTCCGATCGACGAGCCGACGACCTGGGACGACTTCGACGCGATTCGATGGTATCTCGCCCACGGCCAGACGATGATCTACGTTCATGACGAGACCTGGTATCTGCTGGTCTCGTCGGACTGCCAGTATCTGCTCCCCGACCACCGATGTGCGATCTACGAGGATCGCCCCAAGATCTGCCGCGAATACACCACCAAGGACTGCGAGTACGACGACGAGTGGTCCTTCGAGAAGGCGTTCGAGACTCCGGAGCAAATCTGGGAGTACGCCGACGCCCTGCTCCCCCCGAGACGGCAAGCCAAGGAAAAGTCCAAACCGACCTCGACGCTGCTGCCGATCGTCACCCCGCCCCTGGGATTTCAGCCGTAA
- a CDS encoding site-2 protease family protein codes for MSDLLTWSPIRLGRWFGTTIKVHITLILFIGSLLLGAAFQHSTTSFGFRMGQALAWIALFLLALAIHEAAHLLTAWLTDVDLEEVHLWPLGSLAGPTNPPRGTNYMLAVLAGPFASGTTALFAAAVLGFGWDAQFAWNPFSREADIGAPWINGTTKAEAMTAPWLVGWFGYVNYLIFLANLLPALPFDAGRLFRWFLANTSVGVSRDSMVAPWTARSTAAVLFVIGAARLLLYQRLDGLTIILLAVLIELVVRSESRVLEDGGYFDDGVFGYDFSEGYTSLESSAAKVRPYRESALKRWRRRRSDQRRQRRIMQEIAEERRMDEILDKLYREGRAALTEEENRFLVRVSARFRNRQNSRD; via the coding sequence ATGAGCGATCTGCTGACATGGTCGCCAATTCGTCTAGGGCGGTGGTTTGGGACCACGATCAAGGTCCACATCACACTGATCCTCTTCATCGGTTCCCTGCTCCTCGGGGCAGCGTTCCAGCATTCGACGACGTCGTTCGGCTTCCGCATGGGCCAGGCCCTCGCCTGGATCGCCCTCTTCCTGCTGGCTCTGGCGATTCATGAGGCCGCCCACCTCCTGACCGCCTGGTTGACCGACGTCGATCTGGAGGAGGTCCACCTTTGGCCCCTGGGGAGCCTTGCGGGTCCGACCAATCCGCCAAGGGGCACGAACTACATGCTGGCGGTCCTCGCTGGGCCGTTCGCCAGCGGAACCACGGCCCTCTTCGCCGCCGCCGTGCTGGGATTCGGCTGGGACGCCCAGTTCGCCTGGAATCCGTTCAGTCGCGAGGCCGACATCGGCGCTCCCTGGATCAACGGGACGACCAAGGCCGAGGCGATGACCGCCCCCTGGCTGGTCGGCTGGTTCGGTTACGTCAACTACCTGATCTTCCTGGCGAACCTGCTCCCCGCCCTTCCGTTCGACGCCGGTCGGCTCTTCCGCTGGTTCCTGGCCAACACCTCCGTCGGCGTTTCGCGGGACAGCATGGTCGCGCCCTGGACGGCCCGCTCCACGGCGGCGGTCCTGTTCGTGATTGGTGCAGCCCGGCTGCTGCTCTATCAGCGGCTCGACGGCCTGACGATCATCCTGCTGGCCGTGCTGATCGAACTGGTGGTGCGGTCGGAGTCGCGCGTTCTGGAGGACGGCGGGTACTTCGACGACGGCGTCTTCGGCTATGATTTCTCCGAAGGCTACACCAGCCTGGAGAGCAGCGCCGCCAAGGTCCGCCCGTACCGCGAGAGCGCCCTGAAGCGGTGGCGGCGGCGGCGGTCGGACCAGCGTCGCCAGCGCCGAATCATGCAGGAGATCGCCGAGGAGCGTCGAATGGATGAAATCCTCGACAAGCTCTACCGCGAGGGCCGCGCCGCTCTGACCGAAGAGGAGAACCGCTTCCTTGTCCGCGTCAGCGCCCGCTTCCGCAACCGCCAGAACAGCCGGGATTGA
- the aroB gene encoding 3-dehydroquinate synthase yields MSRSDEAASTTVPVRLGERSYEITVSEGGWEALPARLKAAMERTWAGRGCRKALILTDDNVAGLPFPDRVRSALESLGIEATTAVVPHGEASKGLTTAATLYEKLVAMAADRHTLVVAVGGGVIGDLGGFVASTFARGLPLLMVPTTLLAQVDSSVGGKVGVNLPKVKNIVGAFHQPVAVWIDVETLNDLPERELRCGLAEVVKHGVILDAPFFAELEADVDDILARRPASLRRIVARSCEIKADVVSKDEREETGLRAVLNFGHTIGHAVEATAGYGGAFQHGEAVAVGMVAESRLAERLGWVDAEFTARLVRLLERFGLPTSIVGLDPDALLESMARDKKNKGGRIRLVLPRRMGEVELTDAASVDDLRSLLVDLCRSDA; encoded by the coding sequence ATGTCACGCAGCGACGAGGCGGCATCCACGACCGTGCCGGTGAGGCTCGGCGAACGCTCCTATGAGATCACCGTCTCCGAAGGAGGATGGGAAGCTCTCCCCGCCCGACTGAAAGCGGCGATGGAGCGGACCTGGGCCGGCCGCGGCTGCCGCAAGGCCCTGATCCTGACCGACGACAACGTCGCCGGCCTCCCCTTTCCCGACCGCGTCCGCTCGGCGCTTGAATCGTTGGGAATCGAGGCGACGACCGCAGTCGTCCCCCACGGCGAGGCCAGCAAGGGGCTGACGACGGCCGCAACGCTCTACGAAAAGCTCGTCGCCATGGCTGCCGACCGCCACACGCTGGTCGTCGCCGTCGGCGGCGGGGTGATCGGCGACCTCGGCGGATTCGTCGCATCGACCTTCGCCCGCGGCCTCCCCTTGTTGATGGTCCCCACGACGCTCCTCGCCCAGGTGGACAGCTCGGTCGGGGGCAAGGTCGGGGTCAACCTGCCGAAGGTCAAGAACATCGTCGGCGCGTTCCATCAGCCGGTCGCCGTCTGGATCGACGTGGAGACTCTCAACGACCTCCCCGAGCGTGAGCTGCGCTGCGGGCTGGCGGAGGTGGTGAAGCACGGCGTCATCCTGGACGCCCCGTTCTTCGCCGAGTTGGAAGCCGACGTCGACGACATCCTCGCCCGGCGGCCCGCCAGTCTTCGCCGGATCGTCGCCCGGAGTTGCGAGATCAAGGCGGACGTCGTGTCGAAGGACGAGCGGGAGGAGACGGGGCTGCGAGCCGTCCTCAACTTCGGCCACACGATCGGCCACGCCGTCGAGGCGACGGCCGGCTACGGGGGAGCCTTCCAGCACGGCGAGGCGGTGGCCGTGGGGATGGTCGCCGAGTCCCGCCTGGCCGAGCGCCTGGGATGGGTCGATGCGGAATTTACGGCTCGGCTCGTTCGACTGCTGGAGCGGTTCGGCCTGCCGACTTCGATTGTCGGCCTCGATCCTGACGCCCTGCTGGAATCCATGGCCCGGGACAAGAAGAACAAGGGGGGACGCATCCGCCTGGTGCTCCCACGGCGGATGGGCGAAGTGGAACTTACCGACGCCGCGAGCGTCGACGATCTCCGTTCCCTGCTCGTCGACCTCTGCCGTTCCGACGCCTGA
- the dprA gene encoding DNA-processing protein DprA: protein MDPSPADQSIRDLIALMLTPGVGPLTSRALLEHFGTAGRVLDASLAHLKEVPGVGPKLADRIQHARTDNDPDRELDECRRHNVAILPRGDDRYPPPLEDIPDPPALLYVRGAFEPRDQLAIAIVGSRKCTPYGIRTAERLASSLARTGFTVVSGLARGIDAAAHRGAMKSGGRTIAVLGNGLSAIYPPEHEEMAAEIVAGRGAIVSELPMTQGPLAGLFPQRNRIISGLCLGVIVVEAAPRSGSLSTAHHAMEQNREVFAVPGPVDSLASRGCHRLIRDGARLVETVDDVLEELGPLVREVKPAADEPAVRHPAELALTDQERSLLGCLDDAPSGVDVLITRTGLTASQVMATLSVLELKRMVKRLPGHQFVRA from the coding sequence GTGGATCCCAGCCCGGCCGACCAATCGATTCGCGACCTCATCGCCCTGATGCTCACGCCGGGCGTCGGGCCGCTCACCAGCCGGGCGCTGCTGGAGCATTTCGGCACGGCCGGTCGCGTCCTCGACGCGTCGCTCGCCCACTTGAAGGAGGTCCCCGGAGTCGGCCCCAAGCTGGCCGACCGGATCCAGCACGCCCGGACGGACAACGACCCCGACCGCGAGTTGGACGAGTGCCGCCGCCACAACGTCGCGATCCTCCCCCGCGGCGACGACCGCTACCCCCCTCCACTGGAAGACATCCCCGATCCGCCGGCCCTGCTTTACGTCAGAGGGGCGTTCGAGCCCCGCGACCAACTGGCCATAGCGATCGTCGGCTCACGGAAGTGTACGCCTTACGGCATCCGCACCGCCGAGCGACTGGCGTCCTCGCTGGCCCGTACGGGTTTCACCGTGGTCTCCGGCCTGGCCCGGGGCATCGACGCCGCGGCGCATCGCGGGGCGATGAAGTCGGGGGGACGCACGATCGCCGTGCTGGGCAACGGCCTCTCCGCCATCTACCCGCCCGAGCACGAGGAGATGGCCGCCGAGATCGTCGCCGGGCGCGGGGCGATCGTCAGCGAACTGCCGATGACCCAGGGGCCGCTCGCGGGATTGTTCCCACAGCGAAACCGGATCATCTCGGGTCTGTGTCTTGGCGTCATCGTCGTCGAGGCCGCGCCTCGGAGCGGCTCGCTGTCGACGGCCCATCACGCGATGGAGCAGAACCGCGAGGTCTTCGCCGTGCCGGGGCCGGTGGACAGCCTCGCGAGCCGGGGCTGTCATCGCCTGATCCGCGACGGAGCGCGGTTGGTGGAGACGGTCGACGACGTGCTTGAGGAACTCGGCCCGCTCGTCCGCGAAGTGAAACCCGCGGCCGACGAGCCGGCCGTGCGCCACCCAGCGGAACTGGCTCTGACCGACCAGGAACGGTCGCTGCTGGGCTGTCTCGACGACGCACCCAGCGGCGTCGACGTCCTCATCACGCGGACGGGCCTCACGGCCTCGCAGGTCATGGCCACGCTCAGCGTGCTGGAGTTGAAACGAATGGTCAAGCGGCTTCCCGGCCACCAGTTCGTCCGAGCCTGA
- a CDS encoding alpha/beta hydrolase, whose amino-acid sequence MSMVDHRLSELTVTTPGGRRLRGWWWRRSHPDGVIVVSHGFGEHGGLYGHVAEHLGAELNVDVVAHDFHGHGRSPGRRGVVRRYEDLIDDLHAVASWARLHYADHPVFLLGHSNGGQVALRYALENGQGLAGVVVSNPSIRLALRVAPLKLKLGRLLQKLAPWATLRAFDESPARNRDPVLFESMKRDELRHNRINPAFFFGMIEGGELLLKRARDFHVPLLMIVGGDDPIVDPTSVREFFDKVGVEDKTLMLYPSMYHEPLNELGRERVLDDLVRWLASRLPVGGGYG is encoded by the coding sequence ATGAGCATGGTCGACCATCGTTTGTCCGAGTTGACCGTGACCACGCCGGGAGGCAGGCGACTTCGGGGATGGTGGTGGCGTCGTTCCCATCCCGACGGTGTGATCGTGGTCTCGCACGGATTCGGCGAACACGGCGGACTCTACGGTCACGTCGCCGAGCACCTGGGCGCCGAGTTGAACGTGGACGTCGTCGCGCACGATTTCCACGGTCACGGTCGCAGCCCAGGCCGGCGCGGGGTTGTGCGGCGTTACGAGGATCTGATCGACGACCTGCACGCCGTCGCCTCTTGGGCGAGGCTTCACTATGCGGACCACCCCGTCTTCCTGCTCGGCCATTCGAACGGCGGTCAGGTGGCGCTCCGATACGCCCTAGAGAACGGCCAGGGGCTCGCCGGAGTGGTTGTTTCCAACCCGTCCATCCGGCTGGCGCTGCGCGTCGCGCCCTTGAAGCTGAAGCTGGGCCGGCTGCTGCAGAAGCTCGCTCCCTGGGCGACCCTTCGCGCTTTCGACGAGTCACCGGCTCGGAACCGCGACCCGGTTCTATTCGAGTCCATGAAGAGGGACGAGCTTCGCCACAACCGGATCAATCCGGCCTTCTTCTTTGGCATGATCGAGGGGGGGGAGCTTCTCCTCAAGCGAGCCCGCGACTTCCACGTTCCGTTGCTCATGATCGTCGGTGGCGACGACCCGATTGTCGATCCAACGTCGGTTCGCGAGTTCTTCGACAAGGTCGGCGTCGAGGACAAGACTCTGATGCTCTACCCGAGCATGTACCACGAGCCCCTCAACGAGTTGGGTCGTGAGCGGGTTCTGGATGACCTCGTCCGCTGGCTGGCGTCTCGCCTGCCCGTCGGGGGCGGTTACGGCTGA
- a CDS encoding PP2C family protein-serine/threonine phosphatase: MIDLKEPAILVVDDDEGVLRAVSRILSKKHGRVVEAKSGEGAIAAARREAFDLAIVDVRMPEMNGFDVMRALKKESSDLDVIIMTGNVEDPDENLLRAIDEGAYYFIHKPFDRRVLLALVQRCLDLRRLREEREMFLQRVERELEEARQFQLSLLPPQEYQARGLAIAARYQASNELAGDIYDYAETEDGGVSILVADVAGHGTSAAMVTGVVKAAFRASHVDDFEPCKVVDRIREGIRDFDPGRFVTLFSARLHPDCDELEYVNAGHPEAYIRGVGGELRPLESTGPILTSALPDVPCVQRTANLASGESLLLYTDGVTEARAPEGMFGTERMLEAFLRSDPTGGGRLDAVLDALHAFTGGTAHEDDVTLLVLEREVA; encoded by the coding sequence GTGATCGATCTGAAAGAGCCCGCGATCCTCGTCGTCGACGACGACGAGGGAGTGCTGCGTGCGGTGTCGCGGATCCTGTCCAAGAAGCACGGCCGCGTCGTCGAGGCCAAGAGCGGCGAAGGGGCGATCGCAGCCGCGCGGCGGGAGGCTTTCGATCTCGCGATCGTCGACGTCCGAATGCCCGAGATGAACGGGTTCGACGTCATGAGGGCCCTGAAGAAGGAAAGCTCCGATCTCGACGTCATCATCATGACGGGGAACGTCGAAGATCCGGACGAGAACCTCCTTCGCGCCATCGACGAGGGCGCCTATTACTTCATCCACAAACCGTTCGATCGGCGGGTTCTCCTGGCTCTCGTTCAGCGCTGTCTGGACCTGCGGCGGCTTCGGGAAGAGCGTGAGATGTTCTTGCAGCGGGTCGAACGCGAGTTGGAGGAGGCCCGGCAGTTTCAGCTCAGCCTCCTGCCGCCCCAGGAATATCAGGCCCGCGGTCTGGCGATCGCGGCGCGGTATCAGGCCTCCAACGAGTTGGCCGGCGACATCTACGATTACGCTGAGACGGAGGACGGAGGCGTCTCGATCCTCGTCGCCGACGTCGCGGGGCACGGGACCTCGGCGGCGATGGTCACCGGCGTCGTCAAGGCCGCGTTTCGGGCCTCCCACGTCGACGACTTCGAGCCCTGCAAGGTGGTCGACCGGATTCGCGAAGGAATCCGCGACTTCGACCCGGGCCGGTTCGTCACGCTCTTCTCGGCGCGACTCCATCCGGATTGCGACGAGTTGGAATACGTCAACGCGGGCCATCCCGAAGCTTACATCCGAGGCGTCGGCGGCGAATTACGGCCGCTCGAATCGACAGGGCCGATCCTGACTTCGGCCCTGCCGGACGTCCCCTGCGTCCAGCGGACGGCGAATCTGGCGTCCGGCGAATCGCTCCTGCTCTACACCGACGGAGTGACGGAGGCGCGCGCGCCAGAGGGGATGTTCGGAACCGAGCGGATGCTGGAGGCGTTTCTCCGATCCGACCCCACCGGGGGAGGCCGGCTCGATGCCGTGCTCGACGCCCTGCATGCGTTCACAGGGGGGACGGCTCACGAGGACGACGTCACTCTCCTCGTCCTGGAACGCGAGGTCGCGTAG
- a CDS encoding sensor histidine kinase, which translates to MKHDGENTPEPIEDWAELTDHLWRFRIQYRDGKDPEKILRGALRLGMDLFGASEGCVAAFHPGSFEARIQHQTPDDSFWDRRLLAGFLRGEKVAVPHDLMLARIRRHGRMWGVLAVHCPDREYRWDARQAFSTIGGLANELIEQADLHRIREVRARVDRKVMEQSHPKHLSYEVLHGIRSLIAYDHSASLLIHDAELGVLEVVAEQIAWRKAKGENVGRKFPLKSSLQEVLAQPVVLGFDRDVKGWSGWTDHASTTLAELLDYERLPRRGTFVPSEGAVLCASLITREGLLGVLKVASINPGSFCAYEVELISQFLPQAAVALQNARRTESLERRMIDAERKHAMADLARGVAHDVNNAMGSVLPLVQQVVDDLETDAFDPETALADLRQVERSIRICRRIFGGMLNFARGSARNPSDVALRQAVDSALVIFREGLERRGVTLTVDVSADLPRLFAVQADVEQLLLNLISNARDATGPGDSLTIRAYDEDGWLKLEVEDTGTGIAHEHLAKLQEPFFTTKANGHGLGVAICRSIAAQLRGRFDIRSVLGEGTTVKVSFPVGARGEGP; encoded by the coding sequence TTGAAGCACGATGGCGAGAACACGCCTGAGCCTATCGAGGATTGGGCCGAACTGACCGACCACCTTTGGCGCTTCCGCATCCAGTATCGCGACGGCAAAGACCCGGAGAAGATCCTGCGAGGGGCCCTGCGGCTGGGGATGGATCTGTTCGGCGCGAGCGAAGGATGCGTCGCCGCCTTTCATCCCGGCTCGTTTGAGGCCCGCATCCAGCATCAAACACCCGACGATTCGTTCTGGGACCGTCGTCTGCTGGCGGGTTTCCTCCGGGGCGAGAAGGTCGCCGTGCCGCACGATCTGATGCTCGCGCGGATCCGGCGCCACGGTCGCATGTGGGGCGTTTTGGCTGTCCACTGCCCAGATCGCGAGTATCGCTGGGACGCCCGCCAGGCGTTCTCGACGATCGGCGGACTGGCTAACGAGTTGATTGAACAGGCCGACCTGCACCGGATTCGCGAAGTCCGCGCCCGCGTCGACCGCAAGGTTATGGAGCAGAGCCATCCCAAGCACCTCTCCTACGAGGTGCTGCACGGCATCCGCTCCTTGATCGCCTACGACCATTCGGCCTCGCTTTTGATCCACGATGCTGAACTCGGCGTGCTGGAGGTGGTGGCCGAGCAGATCGCCTGGCGGAAGGCGAAGGGAGAAAACGTCGGTCGCAAGTTCCCCCTCAAGTCGTCGCTTCAAGAGGTGCTCGCCCAACCGGTCGTCCTGGGTTTCGACCGCGACGTGAAAGGGTGGAGTGGTTGGACGGACCACGCCTCGACGACGCTCGCCGAGTTGCTCGACTACGAGCGGCTCCCCCGCCGCGGCACGTTCGTTCCTTCGGAAGGAGCCGTGCTCTGCGCCTCCCTGATCACGAGGGAAGGCCTGCTGGGAGTTCTGAAAGTCGCCTCGATCAACCCGGGCTCTTTCTGCGCCTATGAGGTCGAGCTGATCTCGCAGTTCCTCCCCCAGGCGGCGGTGGCCCTCCAGAACGCCCGACGGACCGAATCCCTGGAACGCCGGATGATCGACGCCGAGCGCAAACACGCGATGGCCGATCTGGCGCGCGGCGTGGCGCACGACGTGAACAACGCGATGGGATCGGTTCTGCCGCTGGTGCAGCAGGTCGTCGACGATCTGGAGACGGACGCCTTCGACCCCGAGACGGCGCTCGCCGATCTCCGCCAGGTCGAGCGTTCGATCCGGATCTGCCGGCGCATCTTCGGCGGCATGCTCAATTTCGCCAGGGGTTCCGCGCGGAATCCGAGCGACGTCGCTTTGCGTCAGGCGGTTGATTCGGCCCTGGTCATCTTCCGCGAGGGACTGGAGCGGCGGGGAGTCACCCTGACCGTGGACGTCTCCGCCGATCTCCCTCGGCTGTTCGCCGTGCAGGCCGACGTCGAGCAGCTTCTCCTGAACCTCATCAGCAATGCTCGGGACGCCACCGGCCCAGGGGATTCCCTGACGATCCGAGCGTATGATGAGGACGGCTGGCTGAAGTTGGAGGTTGAGGACACCGGGACCGGGATCGCGCACGAGCACCTGGCCAAGCTCCAGGAGCCGTTCTTCACCACCAAGGCCAACGGCCACGGGTTGGGCGTCGCCATCTGTCGCTCGATCGCGGCGCAGCTTCGGGGGCGTTTCGACATACGCAGCGTGCTCGGCGAGGGGACCACCGTGAAGGTGAGTTTCCCCGTCGGGGCAAGGGGGGAAGGGCCGTGA
- a CDS encoding macro domain-containing protein translates to MLHGLWARARRFRMKTLKPFGRSREEFPFRLHLCDSNTDVSASLAAWFHDVDEVEVLVGDLLDLECDALVAPANSFGDMSGGLDKSIDDFHGGEAQRRLMERIAERWHGELPVGSADILHLAARRFPFLVVAPTMRVPGRVSGTLNAYLAFRAALAAVVDHNQGDGRRIAGLAASGLGTGVGAMSAEESAGQMRAAYDMIVGKGWKRMAHPFQAPFALGAEYRGRRGEIR, encoded by the coding sequence ATGCTGCACGGCCTGTGGGCCCGCGCGAGGCGGTTCCGGATGAAGACCCTCAAACCCTTCGGCCGATCGCGCGAGGAATTCCCGTTCCGCCTCCATCTCTGCGACTCCAACACAGACGTCTCGGCCTCGCTCGCCGCCTGGTTCCATGATGTGGACGAGGTGGAGGTGCTCGTCGGCGACCTCCTGGATCTCGAATGCGACGCCCTCGTCGCTCCAGCGAACAGCTTCGGCGACATGAGCGGCGGACTCGACAAGAGCATCGACGACTTCCACGGCGGGGAGGCCCAACGTCGCTTGATGGAACGAATCGCCGAGCGCTGGCACGGCGAGCTGCCCGTCGGCTCCGCCGATATTCTGCACCTCGCAGCGCGACGATTCCCATTCCTGGTCGTCGCGCCGACAATGCGCGTCCCGGGCCGAGTTTCCGGGACTCTCAACGCCTATCTGGCCTTCCGAGCGGCGCTCGCCGCCGTGGTGGACCACAATCAGGGCGACGGTCGGCGGATCGCCGGGCTGGCCGCATCGGGCCTGGGGACGGGCGTGGGGGCGATGTCGGCCGAGGAGTCCGCAGGTCAGATGCGCGCCGCCTACGACATGATCGTCGGCAAGGGCTGGAAACGAATGGCCCACCCATTCCAGGCCCCCTTCGCGCTCGGGGCGGAATATCGCGGCCGACGCGGCGAAATCCGTTAG
- a CDS encoding ABC transporter ATP-binding protein, with translation MLSIHDLRVDYDDFCAVHDLSLEVGPGEVCGLIGPNGAGKTSTMRTILGLIEPTYGEIRILGASLQEDHELVGRAVGFMPDFPPVYEDLKVWEFLDLFASSYRIPRPLRKDVVERHLDLVGLTEKRDAAVTGLSRGMRQRMMLAKTLIPDPAVLLLDEPASGVDPQGRIDLKNILKKVSAEGKAVLISSHILAEMNEFCTSVAIMERGRLVVGGRIEEVNRRIMGDAVISVEVLSGADAFRRVIAEDGHAAELHAKEGGVFEFRYRGDAEAAGELLARLIGAGVRISSFSRRKDNLEELFLKVGAKELS, from the coding sequence ATGCTCTCGATCCACGACCTGCGGGTCGACTACGACGACTTCTGCGCCGTGCACGACCTGTCCCTGGAGGTCGGGCCTGGGGAGGTCTGCGGCTTGATCGGCCCGAACGGGGCAGGCAAGACCTCGACGATGCGGACGATCCTCGGCCTGATCGAGCCGACCTACGGCGAGATCAGGATCCTGGGAGCAAGCCTCCAGGAAGATCATGAGCTGGTCGGCCGCGCCGTGGGGTTCATGCCGGACTTCCCGCCGGTGTATGAAGACCTGAAGGTCTGGGAGTTCCTCGACCTGTTCGCGTCGAGCTACCGCATCCCCAGACCGTTGCGGAAGGACGTCGTCGAGCGGCACCTGGATCTGGTGGGCTTGACGGAGAAGCGCGACGCGGCCGTCACGGGGCTCTCGCGGGGGATGCGCCAGCGGATGATGCTCGCCAAGACGCTCATCCCCGATCCGGCGGTCCTGCTGCTGGACGAGCCGGCCAGCGGCGTCGACCCACAGGGGCGGATCGACCTCAAGAACATTCTCAAGAAGGTTTCGGCCGAGGGGAAAGCCGTGCTGATCTCGTCGCACATCCTCGCCGAGATGAACGAATTCTGCACGTCCGTCGCGATCATGGAGCGCGGGAGGCTGGTCGTCGGCGGCCGGATCGAGGAGGTCAACCGCCGGATCATGGGCGACGCGGTGATCTCCGTCGAGGTCCTCTCGGGTGCCGACGCCTTCCGTCGGGTCATCGCCGAGGACGGCCACGCCGCCGAACTCCACGCGAAGGAGGGAGGCGTTTTCGAGTTCCGTTACCGAGGCGACGCCGAGGCGGCCGGCGAGTTGCTGGCCAGGCTGATTGGCGCCGGCGTGCGGATCTCGTCGTTCTCTCGCCGCAAGGACAACCTGGAAGAACTGTTCCTCAAGGTCGGCGCCAAGGAGTTGTCTTGA
- a CDS encoding ABC transporter permease → MLRDWLDNPIFIKHVRSRLRPQALATSAAVTILICLCIVVGAYQSRSIGGPEGFSALMVLQFILLAIMGSTQVGASIGSARASGILDFHRVSPQSPWELALGFLLGAPVREYLLTALTIPFALFFVMMGDPDFRGLVQAEVLLVAVALSLHAMSLLGGLTLKGAMSGQNALGFTVVIGIFVVGPLFGAFRLLSGLLIADEHLELFWVPLPWLAFVLLHLAAVFYFFMLASTRKMESERKHSLTKPQAVAAMATLSLLAIGGMSNWNIEGGVQLAALYVLMVVGMVLVGLATPSLSEYDKCLRRARKQGIARLPLWDDFAPNRPTVAVICAVLLATASIFGTTIESVPGQGNVTRAGFPLSVAVAVMVVAYFGLSFQYFLLRFGRRASNFFGLFLFIAWALPLVLGIITFASVGPMGRDARPAMIFSATPIVGVAAASGIFESEAGSGPAMVALTLALLFAFVFNMLYTKAIRRVRMAVEESDPLKPEPDPLGLAPEPAPATG, encoded by the coding sequence ATGTTGCGCGACTGGCTGGACAACCCGATCTTCATCAAGCACGTCCGCTCGCGGCTTCGGCCCCAGGCGTTGGCGACCTCGGCCGCGGTCACGATCCTCATCTGCCTTTGCATCGTCGTCGGCGCCTACCAGTCGCGTTCGATCGGCGGTCCCGAGGGGTTCTCGGCGCTCATGGTCCTGCAGTTCATTCTGCTGGCGATCATGGGGTCGACGCAGGTAGGAGCTTCCATCGGCTCCGCGCGAGCGTCGGGCATCCTGGACTTCCACCGGGTCTCGCCGCAAAGCCCCTGGGAGTTGGCGCTCGGGTTCCTGTTGGGGGCCCCCGTCCGCGAGTATCTCCTGACCGCCCTGACCATTCCCTTCGCCCTCTTCTTCGTGATGATGGGCGATCCCGACTTCCGCGGGCTCGTTCAGGCGGAGGTTCTCCTGGTGGCCGTGGCATTGTCGTTGCACGCCATGTCGCTGCTGGGCGGGCTGACGTTGAAGGGGGCGATGTCCGGCCAGAACGCGCTGGGGTTCACCGTGGTGATCGGCATCTTCGTCGTCGGCCCCCTCTTCGGCGCCTTCCGGCTGCTCTCCGGGCTTTTGATCGCGGACGAACACCTGGAGTTGTTTTGGGTTCCGCTCCCCTGGCTGGCCTTCGTCCTGCTGCACCTCGCGGCCGTGTTTTACTTCTTCATGCTGGCGTCCACGCGGAAGATGGAGTCGGAGCGGAAGCATAGCCTGACCAAGCCCCAGGCGGTTGCGGCGATGGCCACGCTCTCTCTGCTCGCGATCGGCGGCATGTCGAACTGGAACATCGAGGGAGGCGTGCAGTTGGCCGCCCTTTACGTGTTGATGGTTGTCGGAATGGTCCTCGTCGGCCTGGCGACTCCGAGCCTGTCGGAATATGACAAGTGCCTGCGACGTGCGCGGAAGCAGGGTATCGCCCGGCTCCCGCTCTGGGACGACTTCGCGCCAAACCGCCCGACGGTCGCCGTGATCTGCGCGGTCTTGCTGGCCACGGCTTCGATCTTCGGCACAACGATCGAAAGCGTCCCTGGCCAGGGCAACGTCACGCGGGCCGGCTTTCCGCTCTCGGTGGCGGTGGCCGTGATGGTCGTGGCCTATTTCGGGCTGAGCTTTCAGTATTTCCTGCTGCGTTTCGGGAGAAGGGCGTCGAACTTCTTCGGCCTCTTCCTGTTCATCGCGTGGGCGTTGCCGCTGGTGCTGGGGATCATCACGTTTGCATCAGTCGGCCCCATGGGTCGGGACGCGCGGCCCGCGATGATCTTTTCGGCGACCCCGATCGTCGGCGTGGCCGCGGCTTCTGGCATATTCGAGTCCGAAGCCGGCTCAGGCCCGGCGATGGTCGCGCTGACCCTGGCCCTGCTCTTCGCCTTCGTCTTCAACATGCTCTACACGAAGGCGATCCGCCGGGTCCGCATGGCCGTCGAGGAAAGCGATCCGCTCAAGCCCGAACCCGATCCCCTCGGCCTCGCCCCCGAGCCGGCTCCGGCGACGGGGTGA